One genomic segment of Ctenopharyngodon idella isolate HZGC_01 chromosome 7, HZGC01, whole genome shotgun sequence includes these proteins:
- the mespba gene encoding mesoderm posterior ba, producing the protein MESSSHSQQNQWIYSSSESEFCSVSSPDTVSPDQGFSPSHRAQPACSKSVKSTGVVKRKRRLRLKNPSEQRQNASEKEKLRMRDLTKALHHLRTYLPPSVAPVGQTLTKIETLRLTIRYISFLSAQLGLSEEELTHRKHMNSSGGSYSPEIVGYFQCSSMAGNCVGRGRCYGHCDGQYEGNSSQCVDQYSGYPQQHSTEQNISANIDFFQSQQCAQTQTYQVYGRNFGYHLVPQAYWS; encoded by the coding sequence ATGGAAAGCTCAAGCCACAGCCAGCAGAACCAGTGGATCTATTCGAGCTCTGAGTCAGAGTTCTGCAGCGTTTCCTCTCCGGACACCGTCTCGCCGGACCAGGGCTTCTCCCCGTCCCACCGGGCGCAGCCTGCGTGCTCCAAATCAGTCAAATCTACAGGTGTCGTCAAGAGAAAACGCAGGTTGAGGCTGAAGAACCCAAGCGAGCAACGGCAGAATGCCAGTGAGAAGGAGAAGCTGAGGATGAGGGATCTGACCAAAGCTCTCCACCATCTCAGGACGTACCTGCCTCCGTCCGTAGCTCCCGTCGGACAAACCCTGACCAAGATTGAGACGCTACGGCTCACCATACGCTACATCTCGTTTCTGTCAGCTCAGCTGGGTCTGAGTGAGGAAGAACTGACCCACAGGAAGCACATGAACTCCAGCGGCGGCTCATATTCTCCAGAGATCGTTGGCTATTTTCAGTGCAGCTCTATGGCTGGAAATTGTGTCGGACGGGGACGGTGTTACGGTCACTGTGATGGACAGTATGAGGGCAACTCTAGTCAGTGTGTGGATCAGTATAGCGGTTATCCACAGCAACATTCAACAGAGCAAAACATCTCTGCAAATATAGACTTCTTCCAGTCACAACAGTGTGCTCAAACACAGACATACCAG